CCCAGCTAATAGCATTATTAGTAGTCCAGTCACTCAGCTTTAAGTCTTAGAATTTTTCTTAAGTACTCCCTACTTACTCCTCTGCCAGTGACAAACATATCTGTATGCTATGTACAGTTGGACACTCGTTTTTGTGAATTCTCTCCAGTGTATGATATTGTAGCTGACATTGAGAGGAGTTACCTGTCTGAAGTGTGTTTATGTGTTTTAGCTCATCAAATCTTTAGGATAACTCTAAGATCTAGTTACTGTTATTAACACTTCTGTAGAGGAGGAATCCATGGCATAAAGACATTGATTTATCCAagattacacagctagtaagtggagaTTTAGTCTCCAGTGATCTGATTTTAGCAGACGCTCATAATTCTCTAAATGTTTCTCTCCTGTTTCCTACCATCACGGTTGCTCCAGGCCTTTCTTATACATGGCTTGGATTATTGTCAAAGCCTAAAGGATCTCTGCctactgttttcttctagaaccTGACCTTCCCTTCCCTACAAATGTGCAGTTAGTGTCAGAATTAGCATTCAAACCCCAACCTGTGTGCTTCAAGCAATACTGTTTCCACTGCCTAACACCTCCCTTCCTACTCCCTTCCTACTCATCTTTGTAGCTCCagaatttagcacagtgcctaacaTAAGGTAGGAGGAAACTCAGTAAGTTGTCACTCAATGAGTGTTGAATGATCCTACAGATGCTATagtttttctcttctgcaaattatcttttttttgtttgtttgtttgtttgtttgtttgaatcagCATTCCTTTTTGGGCAGGGGGAAGGCGGGGGTGCGGGAAGTGGTTAGGTTGtatttaatacagtattttttttttttttttttttttttttactgctgccATGTGGTGGGGGCTGCTGAGGAAGCAGTCGTAATGATGTGGCTGCTCCATTGGCAGGGTTTGGGGAGGTGCCAGGTAATTAGGCTACACATCCAGAAGGTGTCAGTAGAAGTACAGCCTCTTGTCAGACAGTAATCCTGCTTAATTGAGTAGGTAACATTTCTAATCTCCAAAACCATTTTGGTTAAAGGGACAAATACCGGTACTTTGCTTGTTTGATGAGAGCCCGGTTTGAAGAACATAAGAATGAAAAGGACATGGTGAAGGCCACCCAACTGCTGAGGGCGGCAGAGGAAGAATTCTGGCACAATCAGCATCCTCAGCCTTACATCTTCCCTGAGTCTCCAGGAGGCACCTCCTATGAGAGGTACGAGTGTTACAAGGTAGGTAAGCACTGCACTGGCGATCACCTTCCCAGAGGCACTTTCTCCTGTCCCAAACCTCAGCCCCCAGACCCACTTGCCTTCTTAGGGGCAGCTGGGCAAATTTCTTGGCCTGCCAGTtgtaaatacatttctgttttctggggtctgttttttctctctcaggtGACACTCAGGCTTATCTTTCTAAATTCAGCTCCAGGGTCTTACAGTGTCTTTCTGGCAAAGCAGAGTGCTAAATTACTTGGTATATAACTCCTGTGGGGATCTTAAAGGTAACCAATTCAGATTGGTGCTTAGTATTTCAGAGCAATTAGAGGGAACAGTTGCGCTCAGCATAAAGCTGCTGTGGGTATTGAGAGAATGCCGATCAGAGAGGAATGATGCTAGCTCTCTTGGGACTGACCTTGAGGCTTCTCAGCTCTCGGCTCTTGGAGGTGTTCTCCTTTATGTCGGTGCTGGCTCGTCCTCTGCTGTTCGTTGTGTAGTGCCAGAACAATCTGATGCTTGCAGCGGTTATAAAAATCCACTGTTGTGTTTGCCTTTTGCCTCTGGAGCAGGCCCCATAGGCGGCATGTCAGAAATTTCCTCTCCTGACAGGTTCCCGAGTGGTGCTTAGATGACTGGCATCCCTCCGAGAAGGCGATGTATCCTGATTACTTTGCCAAGAGAGAGCAGTGGAAGAAGCTGCAGAGGGAAAGCTGGGAGCGGGAGGTGAGTCTTCACTGCCTTTCACCACACGGCTTGGCCCCCATGGTCAGTGCCTGGAAGGGGCTCAGGTTTCATTACCCAGGTGCAGAGGTCCAGATTCCAGGTGTGACTGTCACTGGGGCCCCTTGCCTCTCAAATATACTTCCGTTTCCAAACGTGGTAAATGTAACATTTATAGCCTTCATGTGAATGGGAGACATTGTGTCACTGGTCTTTTTGGGTTTCCTGCTCTCTGGGTTtgcttttcccctccttctcagTCCCCTGCCTGACCTTGCTTCAACATCCCGTCCCTTAACTTTCCTTTCCAGCAGCACCTCGGACATTTTTCACTCGTGATGTCTGGTTTACGTTTTTAAAAGCTCAACTTTGTGGAATGAGAAGAATATATTGGAAAGGGTAAGAGGAGAAGTGGAGAGGCCAATTAGGGGTTGTTGCCGTTTGGTCAAAAGATGATGGCAACCAGCACCAGGGCCGATGCAGTGAATAGGGAAGGAAATAGATTCAGGGTATCATTTGGGGGACTGTGAAGGCTGACCGAATGGGGGTCCACAAGGGACAGGGAGGAATCAAGAATGAGTTCCACGTTTTCAGCTTTAATACCTGGAGTTTGTTGGTGGTTTATTgagataaagaagaggaaaaaatgggcacctgagtggctcagtcagttaagcatctgactcttgatttcggcccaggtcatgatctcagtggcATGGAATGGaagtccatgtcaggctctgtgctctgtggggcatctgcctctctgcccctccctccctctctctcaaataaacaaattaaaaaaaaaaaaataggtgtcaGGGGGACATGGCAagtgttgttttaaatttgttgtaTTTGAGAATCCTTTGCCACCAAGTGCAGGTGTCAGTAGGTGACTTTGGGTGTAGGAATCTGGAACTCAAAAGGAGAGATTTGAGCTCAAAACAAATTTGTGAATTACCTATTATTTCAAAGGCCACAGAAATGTAGGAGATcctcaagagagaaagagaagaaaagtcacAGGCGCTCCCACTGATGAAGGTGAGGAAAGGAGGCAGCCAAGCATGCAGCAAGGGAGACGGGTGACAGCGAATCCAAGAGAAAGTGTTTTAGAAATGGCTGGTCAGTGTTGGTCATCGCTAAATGGTGGAATAGGGTGAGGACTGGAGGTAACGCCCACAGATTGTGGCTGGAGGAAAGGCATTCGTGACCTTAACGAGAGCCTTTCTGTAAGGTTTAATCACGCTGGTAGGAGTgagcagaagggaagagagagaagatagctgttgggaaaggggaaggaatTCCTGAGAAGTTTCTCTGGAACAGTAACTGGAGGCCATGGCATTATTGtcttttaagataaataataatgGACGTGTGCTGAGATTTGGGGTGAGGGAGAAACTAAGTATTGAAGCAAGGTGGGACAGGTCAAGGAGCAAAGCTTTTGAGATGAGCATTGGGATCCCAAGCACATGTGGAGGCCTTTGAAGGGAGAACAGGTTCGTATTCTAGAAGTGTACGGAAGGTGCACAGAAATCCTGCTGGGCTAGAAGTTTTGGTGATGGAAAAGTGAGAGTACTATGTGATGGCATCTTTGTGTTAGCAAAGAGGAAGAGGCATGAAGTGGGTGAAGCCTGTTGGGAGAATGTGGAGAAGATGGAGTCATGGCAGAGGATGAGCTTGCTGGGAATAATAATAGGATTGCCAGGTAGCAGTGAAGGCCCACGTGAAGCTGGGAATAATTAATGTGTTGTGACGTTCGTTTGTTCTAgcattttttgtctttctagcTACCAGCTGTCTGGGTGCAAACAGGAAGGTGGATGGTGCCGTGTCCAGTGGAGCGAGTCGAGAGACTAGAGGCCATTCAGAAGGGAGTGATTGTCATGATGGGATCTAAGTGGGTAAAAGCAGGCACGGACACAGGAGCTGATGCAGAGAACAAGTTGGGTCAAAGAATCTGAATTGGCAGTTTCTGAGTTTCAAGAAGCATTTTCAAGGGGACATTTAAGCACATGAGCTGGAGAGGGGCTCTGTGGTTAGATGGtggaatttgagagagagagagagcatgtgagtgcaCGGGctcgaggggcagagggagagaatcctcaagcagagtcTCTGCTCAGCGCAGAGCCTAACACAAGGCTCgagcccaggagcctgagatcatgacctgagccaaagacagacgcttaactgactgagccacccagacacccgaTTCACAACTTTCAAAGTTATATGGTTTCTGGTGGTAAAATCCAGGATGTTGACTGCAGGAAGTCCTTGGCCAAGGTAGAGTGAAAGGAAAAGACCTATGACCAAGGAGGGCAGTGTTTGCTAAAAAATGTCTCATCTGGACACGGGAGGGGTGTTTATTCATGGAGAGCGGCAAGTTCATTCCCTGGGTGGTCCCTGATAACCACCACCTCTCCACAAAATAGTCCTTAACCTATTTCATCTCAGCGCTATTCAACAGCACATACGCTTGAGACTCAGGTCACCCACAATCCAGAATTGAGTTTTCTGGAGGAAGCTTTGGAAAGTCCTTGATCTGGTGAGAGGGTCTCTTACGTGTCCTCCTCTATCAGGACAGTGACAGTCTTGGAGAGCACTGGAACGGTGGTGGGGGGCAGTCTCCAGCAGAACAAAGCATATTTTCACATGTGACTTCCTGGTATTTCTTGTCCTGGTTACTATGTGAGGGGGGGCTTTAAAATGAGTATCTCTCTCTAGTATATATGAATTAAGGTTTCCTAATGGTGCTTTTAGAGAGCGCTCAAGtgagacagtatttttttttagagggaataGGTAGGAGACTGTAATGAAGGGAATTGTCAGTCGTACACGATGAGTAAGAGGCCGGGTGAGAAGGTATCTTAGCTTTGCTGTTTTAAGAATAGGAAAACctttaagaattgttttttatttttattttttaagattttacttatttattcatgagacccatacagagagagagagagaggcagagacacaggcagagggagaagcaggctccctcaggggagcctaatgtggggctggatcctggatctccaggatcacgccctgggccgaaggcaggcaccaaaccgctgagccacccagggaccccaagaaTTGCTTTTTAGAGTAAAACTGTGGGTATAAACATAATGcaagtatatataaaaaacactGCAGTGGTGAGGACCAGGAAGCATGTAAATGTGACACAGGCACAAAGATGATACCTCAGTGCAGCAGATTTTTCCAGTTGGTTCGACTCTAATTATTCCTCCATCACCCCTTTCTAGGTGAAGCAGCTGCAGGAAGAAACCCCGCATGGTGGTCCCACCACTGAAGCTTTGCCCCCAGCCCGAAAGGAAGGTGATTTGCCTCCCCTGTGGTGGCACATTGTGACCAGGCCCCGGGAGCGGCCCatgtagaggaagaggaagacacCGCACCAGCCAGCTTGCAAGTGAAATAAGTTACAGAACGTAACACACTTGCCCTAATAAAAATAACTCAACACGGTGTGACTGACGTGTCCTTCTGAGGCTTAGTGTGGTGCCGAGTGTCCTCTGCCCCAGTAAGTCCTGTTGGTGGCACGTGTTTTCAGGGATAACAGCAGAACCAGATACAAGACTTACTCTGAGATTTGTTTAAACTCTAGTTGAAGGCTCAGTGACTGGAGGGAATATGAAGTCAAGAGAAGGTATGCAAATATTGAGGACTTGAAATAAcctttttggttttctaaagaTGCCACGACTGAAATTTTAGTGTGATTATAAAAGGATAACTCTATAAGCAGCACACATTCGGGAAAATAAGCGTGAGGTTTATGGGCTTCCCTCAGGAGAGGGGACTTGGGGGTTGGGGTGAAACTGCTCTGGGACGCTTCTGTTAGAGGCAGTTTTCCAGCTCTGGGCCTCTACTGTAGCTTCTGTAGCTTGGATGGTCTGAGGACTGCCAGGTAAGGGAACTGTAGAACTCTGTCGTGTTGgaagaagtttctttaaaatgtggaGCCATTTTTAAAACCATCAGCCAAACCCACCTGGCTTTCAGTTGTTGATAACTCATTAGAATGGTGTTGAGACAGCTCATCACCACCATCCCAGAAGGAACATTCTGTGAGTTTCCTAAGTAAGCCCCAATCGGAATCTCAGTGCATCTAACAGCTGACGAAGACTTGTAACTGAATTTTAATAAGTCTTGACATTCAGGACTTTTTCTAGTGgttctttatttataatgtagGCTGAAGCAATTGTTACAAGGTAGAAGGGAGACACGTTACACAATTGTTATTTATACAAGTTTAGAACAAAAAAACTGCACAGGGAGAGGTCAACTCTCAGTACAAACTAGCAACTAAACCACAATAATTTACCTTTAGAAacgatttctttatttttagctgTGACACTGCTTTTACAATATGCAAAAACACAAACAGAACTACCCAAGGTGTGTTGTCACATTCTTTCTACATTGAATTTGgcaacattttatattaaatttattcagATTATTACTAACgtttaaaaactaaacaagtgAAAAGCTGTACCAAGGTACAGTTACATCCATTTATTTCAAAGGTTTAAAATACCACTTTTATCTATTGTAATTACCTTGCAGTGATTTCTGCTTTTGCAAAAACCATCTCAAGCATCATATGCACAATGCATCAGCTACTTTTAGTCATCAAGATTGGTGGGCTAAACCACAGGCACTACTGTTGCTTATATTCTGTAGAAGGAgcttgtttttcaaagaaaaaaaagcttaaatagTTTCTAATAATCATGCCTTTGCTTTAAAGCCATAACATAAAATGCCCTTGAGCAATCACAGCAGtgttaaatgttaatatatagaaCAGTGACTATACAGGTACGTTACTCTCACATCCAATGCAGTTATGTATTAAAGCATAAGGTTATGTAATTGAAGGTCAGAGCCAATAGAAACCTGCAAGGTCTGGGGGACCCACCAAGCCTCCTGTTCCTTCAAGAGGAACTGACCCGAGTGCTCAGGGGCTTGCTTGGTTTTTTCAAACACTGTTGTTGTCTCCAAACAAGATCCCTTTAAATCTACAAATCTCTGTTGGCTTTAGGGAACGGGCATTAGAACAAATTTAactttcacttaaaaaagaaaagacataaatcCATTCCAAAAAACATTAcctagaatacaaaaaaaaagggacaatATAGTGGTCGGATTCCCAGTGATGATAAATAAATCCTCCGCTCTTCAATGTTTGTTTGGTATGATGCCAATTAActgccatttattgaacagaagataagaaaaacaagCCCCCAGATCGGTAAACACATTGGCAAGTTGCTAGATTCCAAGCTGGTTACCCTTGTTAAATCCGCTTgagtttgttcaaaatatttgggctTTTCAACGCACCCAGCCTGCTGGGTACAGGTAAGTAAAAGGCATTTGCTATGTCTAAGAATTCCCtgctatcattttaaaatgttttttcacatttttaaaactgcctTACCCTTTTTGGATGTATCTGGATTCAATGCAAGTGGGTACAAGAGACGAGTAACtgaagtggggggggggtctAGGTCTACCTGGTGGCAGCAGCATGCACGGGATTGGAGGTGGGTGCTGTGTGCAGTCAGGAGGAATCGTGGGAGAAAGGAAGTCCTTAAACACCCTACAGAAACAAACACTGCAATCCAGTATGGCTTATTCGGATGCATTTACCATGAAGCTACTAGAAATTCAACCTACAAGGCTACTCTTAAATGTTAACAGGATCGGCTATGTTGACAGTGTGCCCCTCCCACGGCCCTCCCCCCAATCCCAACAGTCTACCATTTCCAGATTCACTTCTCACTGAATATTGCTCATCAGTTGTTAGGCCTGTTTTTCTCAGCCAGAACATACTAcatttaaatgaagattttttacCCCTTTATCCGTTTTGTTTGTACATTAAAATAACTTGAATTTGCTTCTAAGCCAGACTACTACAATGCATCTACAAAAgcttgcaggaaaaaaaagagagagaaattaaaaggcTGACTatagttatccttttttttctgaaattaactACTTTTGAGTTTCCCCTGccccaaccaccccccacccattatgcatttaaaattttacaaagactTGTAAAAAAGTTAAATGGAATTTGGCACCTTcagaaaaatcaaaagggaaactAAGATTAAAATGTGCAGAAAGAAAACTCGgtatttacaaattaaaagatCAAAGTTATGTCAGTTACGTATGTTGCTTTTAATTCTTATCTAAAGGTATCGAGTACTTTCAAAAGAGCTGTATTCTGAGTTGCCTACAAAATCTTTTGTTTGATTCTAGATTGGAATGGATCGAGACAAATTAGGTTTTATGAATTAAACAGTTCTTCCCCACTGGCAGCATTTCTTGGGAGCCTAAGAGAGCCTACGAGAAGCGGGGGGCGGAGCGGTCGTTCGTGGTGGTTTTCTTCAGTTTCACGCCCCTTCGGATGGCGTTCAGCATGTCTTCCCCTTGCGGAGTATCTCTCGGGCTCAGGTCTGCAGCGTCACTCTCCGGAATCTGGCCTGGGGAAGCGGTGGCACTTGAGGGATCCCTCTCCTGGTCTTCGGCCTCACTTTCTGGAATCGCCTGTCTGTGCTCCTCAGGGATACTTGGCTTCGGGCCTGGAAGAGGAGGGTTGACGGAGGCTTGGCCGCTCCACATTGAGGAGGGCATGCTGGTGACACCCGGGGGGCCCTCTCCCACAGAGGGCGACTCAGGGCTGTGCTCACCCCTCTCCTCTGGCCCATCCGGAGGTGCCGGCAACACCCCGGGGAGGTCTGGGACGGTTGGGGTCTTGACAGGGATCACGGGGGTCTTGATGGGGATGGGACCGGCTCCGATGGTCCCCCGGCGGACAGAAGGCTTGGTGGAAGGGGTCCGTCGGATGGTTGCAACCCCCGGGGTGACCATAGCAGGTCCGAGGGTGGTGGGGAGGCCAGCAGTGGAGGCTGGGCGCTTGGCCTGGAACATCCGCCGGTAAGACTGGCTGATGTCACTGTTTCTCGGAATGGTGGAGGACTTGTCAAACTCCTGCTGATCCGCCTCCTGGTCACCGCTTACGGAAAAGTAATCATAATCTGAAACTGAGGAGAAGATCCGATTAGGACCCTCCAAGGCAGCAGCTTTGCTTTTCGGTTCTTTTGTGTTGGAGGAACAAAAGGCACAGGACGCCAGGTGCTCTCCCCATGACCTCATCCCAAGCCGCCCCCCATCTCTGCACCATCCTCGAAGCCCTGGACACCCGAGAAGCTGCTGGCAGGAGCTCTGGCCCCCGATGTGCACCCTGGCACAGCGCGGGATGCCGCAGGCCCCTGCTCAACTACCGCAGGGCGGTGGGGCTTGCCACGCTGCCAGGCTTACTCCCTCCAAGCATCCCTGGAAGGGCGAAGCGGGGTGCACGGGCCAAGAAACCCCACACCCCCTCAGCTCCACAGTGGACATGAGAAGCCTCAGACACACTGTCACAGCCTTACCACCTCTCCTCTGCGAGTCGGGCCAAGGCCGAAAGAAGAATGGAGCTACTGGCAACGAGCCCCTGAAAACATCCACGAGGTGTATTTCCTCGCAAAAACTGGGGTCACGCGGGAGGCGGAAGCCTACAGCTTAACCATCTGAGAGCCGGTTGGTGAGCAGCAGCCATCCTGGCATACGGGCCAGGGCCGGGGCCGTGCTGTGTGTCACAGATGTCTAGCCGCATCCCTGACCATCtgttagatgccagtagcacccctccATGTGTGACCGTTGCTGACGTCCCCTAGACCGCAAAATATCCTTCCACTGAGACCCACTCAGTCCTAGGAGCTTTGACCGATGCGCCACAAATAGGTTTGGTCAACTCTGGCGGACGTGCTCTGCCTGGACTGCCGTGGGGCAGCAGTGAGGGGGGCACCAGCAACGGAGCATCTGGCTGCAACAGGTTCAGAGCCTGAGGCCTCAGACTCTTAACAGACCCGAGGTTCAGACCCAAGTCCTGCTCCTCCATTTGGGCAAGTTCCCGAGTGTCAGCGTCCCACGTGGAACACGAGGGTGAGAACGCTGGCCACGGAAGCGGCCGTGGAGGGTAAAAGGGAAAGCGACCTGGCCCAAACGGCCTTATCGTTCCCAGCACCGGAGTTCGCGCCAGGGGCTGCCCCGGACCCAGCTGGTGGTGCTCGGGGAACCCCAGGCTGCCTCGTACCTTGGGAGGGGATGGTGTCCTCAGAGCAGCACGGGGTGGTGGTCTGGGTGCTGTAGCCGCTGGAGCACTGAAGGGAGTCCCGGCTGCTCCTCTGGGTGTCCAGCTGGAGGCCCCGGGACAGGGCCAGTGCCAATTCCTCACAAGCCTCCATCTCCTCGCCAGGctgtgggtgggaggagagacacagacaagcCACCAGGACCATGAATCCCCCatcctgtgtccccagggccttTCCGCAGGTTTCTTCAAAGGGGACTCAGTATTACTCCTGTCCTCTTCCTGTGAACATTACCCAACTGTGGGTCCTACCCTAGGCTCTGGAAAGTTCTAAGGGTCTGATTTCAGGGCAAGGCTTTTTCCCGGGGTGGGGGACTTCTAACCAGTATGGAGCAGGGAGTTGTGGCAACGGTGCTCAGGTCCCCAGAGATGCCAGGCTGACTCAGCCACGCCCCTCCCCGCCGCGTTGCTGGCCACGTCTGGCCACCAGCCCAGTCTAGAGGGGTCCAACCGGCTGTAGAGAATAAAAGCGTCACCCTGGTGGCAGCTGACACGGTCATGCTCCGTGGCCTCTGGGCTTCCTCGGTAGCTGCGGGAGCGCCCCCCACAGCAGTGGGTCCTCCTCCATTGGGGTCCGGCTCCCGCTTCTCTTTGCGCCGCTGCAGGGTGTTCACCAGAGGCTGATCATAGGGTCCCGGCTTGGCCCAGTCCTAAGTGGAAGGAGGGTGGTCATGCGCCAGGCCCCCCGCTCCCACTCGGAGGACCCCTCCGGGGGAGCTCAGGCCAGGACGGGCCAGGAGGCCCTTCTGCGTCCTCAGCCGGCTCTAAGGGAAGGGAGTGGAAAATCCTTGGGGGGGCCCCGGGTACCTCCCCTTCCTCGTATCTGCCCAAAGATGGAAAACCCTCAACCAGGCAGGTGCCTACGGGCACTCCTAGTTGCCGGCCTCTAACGGCGGGCcagcggggtgggggcggcgccAGCCGGGGAGCACTCGGCCCAGGCCCCGCCTTCCCAGCTCTGGAGGGACCCGCTCTCCCGCCCGGCGGGTGGCCACCAGGGGGCGCCAAGGAGCCCCGCCCCGCAGCGGGAAGGCCACCTGCGGGAACCTGGCCCGGGGGCGCCCAggctggggcgcggggcgggcgcgggggcgggggcgggggcgggggcctaGGCCTGCCCAGCAGAAGCGCTCCGGGGAGCCTGCGGGGGCGCGGCCGCGGCCTAGGGCCATCTGCTCTCCGGGTGAGGGACGCCCCCTCTCCAAATAGAGCTTCCTTCTGGCATCAACTgacacttttcattttaaattaaattttaaataattttaaaactttttttttgtagggaGGCAAACACATTTTAGTAGAAGACCAGGGAGACTGAAGAACACAGTCCGCCTGTGTTCCGGGGTCACCGAGGCGGGGTAGGCCACGCACGGTCCGGGGCACGGTCTGGGGCACGGCTCGGGCACCCGCCGGCGCCCCCGAGGGGCCTCCCGGGCCGCGGCGCCTCAGCTCCGCCTGGCGCTGCCCCgcgggacggagggagggaggggggggcggaggcgggaggcagagccaggggagGGCGGAGACACGAACCTTCCAGCTAGGGATCTGAGATGACGGGAACATGCCAGGCCCAATGGTGTAATAATGAGCGAAGTCTGGAAGGTGGACAGAGGTGACCCGAGGGAGCAGGCGGGAGGCAGGCGGGCAATGAGGGGAAAGGCTTGCCCCCACGGGCCCCACGGGGGGCTCGCTTGGCAAACTACAGTGAGAAAACCCGTTAGACaactggaaacaaacaaaaaggggggggaaaggaaaataaaattaatacaacaGGATGAGCGTGGAGGCACAAGATGGCATCGACATTCGAGGGGGAGGGAGACCCGGGCAGTGATGGACCCGACAGGCCCGAGGCGGCGGCCCTGCTGCCCGTGgggtgggcggcggcggcggcgacagCGACAGCGACAGCgaccgcggccccgccccgccccgccccgcccgccggggGCACCGGGCACCGACGCGCGCCTGAGCAGCGGACGCGGAGGGGCTGGTGCCCGCGGCGGGGGCGCCCGACTGCCGAGCCCACGAGGCGGCGGGTCGCCGGGCGGGTCGCCGGGCGGGTCGCCGGGAGGGGCACTGGGAGGGGCACCGGGGCACGGCATTGCGCAAACGCAAACGTAAAAACCCGCGAGCGCCGGCTCCCTCTGTTgctccaggtgccccaagtcctCGCCCGGCTCCGGAGCGGACTCCAGAGCGGGGCGAGGCGGCCGGGGACGGGCCTACTCGGGCAGAaaggccccggccccggcccggatGCGGATGCGGATGCGGCGAGATGGCCCCGCGGACGCGACAGGCGACAAGGAGGCGACAGAGGTGCGGGGGACGGGGCTGCGCAGGCCACGCGGCGCGGGACGGGCCTCCACCTCCGACCTTCCCgcgccccctcctctccctcaggAGGGCCGCAAGGTCAGCGCCCAGGAGCCTGGCGCCCCCGGGAGAAGAGCCCTCAGCCTCGCCCCTGTCCCCTGGAGGGGCTGCTCCGGGGCGTGCATTGGGCCGACTTGGAGCTTCAGTCGCGGTGGCAGCGACCGTGGCCGCGGCGGAGGGCAGGGGGCGGCGGTCACCTTCTCTGTGGAGGCCCAGGCGCCCATGGTGGAGCCTGAGCTGACTGAGGTGGGGGAGCTGCACTCGCTCACGGACTGGCAGGTTTCCGAGGCTTCGGAGGAGGCCGAGCTGGACGAGTTCTGCAGCAGGGAGGGACCACATGCCACCAAAAGGACAGGAAATCCAAAGGGAAGATGGGGCGGGGAGGgcacgcacagagagagacagagagagacatatacacagaggagggaaggatgagagaagcagagggttAGGGTTAATTCTTCCCCCCAAGCTGCACCCACACAGACGCTTCCAAGCTCTCAGAAAGAGGCGGGAGACGCCGCACGGCCCACACCTGCCAGACCGTCAGCCCCACAGGAGCCCGCTCTGTGTGCCTTGTGCGTGCCTGGCACCGCGTCAGGTGCTGGAACTCTCCGTGCTCCCCTGGGTGCTCCCCTCATGCCACAAGCCCGGGTCCCAGGGCAGGCCTGCCTCTGCCGTCTCCCAGGTGCCCAGGCATATTTACTGCCTGAGGACTGACCCCCgccacccaccaccacccccagcttgGGCTTCCACTCCAATGTCTCCActcctggcctccctcctggTCACAGGCAGCCTCTGCACTCAGGAAGGGTGGCTTCCAACATCTTTGCAGGACAGGTTTTTAGGTTTCTCTGCCGGGAAAAGGATTTTGAGATTTGGGGCAGTGAAGCCCTAAGTCAGCGCAATGTTTCAAGTGGCCATCTAGGGCGGGAGGAAACATCCAGAGATCTGGGACATTACAGAAAGGAGGTCTCACTTGGGACAACAACTCCTCATACCGATCTTCATTAAACCTCcagtctggggcagcccggggagctcagcggttt
This Canis lupus dingo isolate Sandy chromosome 13, ASM325472v2, whole genome shotgun sequence DNA region includes the following protein-coding sequences:
- the MTSS1 gene encoding protein MTSS 1 isoform X2 — encoded protein: MEAVIEKECSALGGLFQTIISDMKGSYPVWEDFINKAGKLQSQLRTTVVAAAAFLDAFQKVADMATNTRGGTREIGSALTRMCMRHRSIEAKLRQFSSALIDCLINPLQEQMEEWKKVANQLDKDHAKEYKKARQEIKKKSSDTLKLQKKAKKVDALGRGDIQPQLDSALQDVNDKYLLLEETEKQAVRKALIEERGRFCTFISMLRPVIEEEISMLGEITHLQTISEDLKSLTMDPHKLPSSSEQVILDLKGSDYSWSYQTPPSSPSTTMSRKSSVCSLNSVNSSDSRSSGSHSHSPSSHYRYRSSNLAQQAPVRLSSVSSHDSGFISQDAFQSKSPSPMPPEAPNQNSSSSASSEASETCQSVSECSSPTSVSSGSTMGAWASTEKLSNGFSHCSLPSEPPVGPVGASLSPHCPPASRLLPRVTSVHLPDFAHYYTIGPGMFPSSQIPSWKDWAKPGPYDQPLVNTLQRRKEKREPDPNGGGPTAVGGAPAATEEAQRPRSMTVSAATRPGEEMEACEELALALSRGLQLDTQRSSRDSLQCSSGYSTQTTTPCCSEDTIPSQVSDYDYFSVSGDQEADQQEFDKSSTIPRNSDISQSYRRMFQAKRPASTAGLPTTLGPAMVTPGVATIRRTPSTKPSVRRGTIGAGPIPIKTPVIPVKTPTVPDLPGVLPAPPDGPEERGEHSPESPSVGEGPPGVTSMPSSMWSGQASVNPPLPGPKPSIPEEHRQAIPESEAEDQERDPSSATASPGQIPESDAADLSPRDTPQGEDMLNAIRRGVKLKKTTTNDRSAPRFS
- the MTSS1 gene encoding protein MTSS 1 isoform X4; translated protein: MEAVIEKECSALGGLFQTIISDMKGSYPVWEDFINKAGKLQSQLRTTVVAAAAFLDAFQKVADMATNTRGGTREIGSALTRMCMRHRSIEAKLRQFSSALIDCLINPLQEQMEEWKKVANQLDKDHAKEYKKARQEIKKKSSDTLKLQKKAKKVDALGRGDIQPQLDSALQDVNDKYLLLEETEKQAVRKALIEERGRFCTFISMLRPVIEEEISMLGEITHLQTISEDLKSLTMDPHKLPSSSEQVILDLKGSDYSWSYQTPPSSPSTTMSRKSSVCSSLNSVNSSDSRSSGSHSHSPSSHYRYRSSNLAQQAPVRLSSVSSHDSGFISQDAFQSKSPSPMPPEAPNQNSSSSASSEASETCQSVSECSSPTSVSSGSTMGAWASTEKLSNGFSHCSLPSEPPVGPVGASLSPHCPPASRLLPRVTSVHLPDFAHYYTIGPGMFPSSQIPSWKDWAKPGPYDQPLVNTLQRRKEKREPDPNGGGPTAVGGAPAATEEAQRPRSMTVSAATRPGEEMEACEELALALSRGLQLDTQRSSRDSLQCSSGYSTQTTTPCCSEDTIPSQVSDYDYFSVSGDQEADQQEFDKSSTIPRNSDISQSYRRMFQAKRPASTAGLPTTLGPAMVTPGVATIRRTPSTKPSVRRGTIGAGPIPIKTPVIPVKTPTVPDLPGVLPAPPDGPEERGPKPSIPEEHRQAIPESEAEDQERDPSSATASPGQIPESDAADLSPRDTPQGEDMLNAIRRGVKLKKTTTNDRSAPRFS